Genomic DNA from Streptomyces venezuelae:
CGCGTCGTACGTCGCCGACGGCGGCATGGTGCGCATGGGACCCCAGGCCGGCTCGCATCTGCGGAGCGACGAGTGGCGCCGCCCCTGAACCCGGCCCGTGTCGAACCCGGCGGCCCGGGTACCGGAGCTGCCTGGAGCAGGGATCGTCGGACACCGCCGGCCGGCCCGACCCGCACGGACCGTGCGGGCGCGGCCGCCGGTGTCCGGAAACGGAGCAGCAGGTGACGCCGAACGCAGAAGACCTCACCCGACAGGACACCGCCCCCGACGCGCAGGGCGCGCATGCCCCGTACGCCGGTGGCTCCCCGCACCACGACTCGCCCGTGACACACCACGACCTGCCCGCGGACGACCTCCCGCCCGACCTCAACCAGGCCATCCTGGAGGCCGCCAAACAGGTCGGCGCGCTCCTCAAGAGAGGCGAGCACGACTTCGCGCTCGCCGGCAGCGTCGCCGTGTACGCGCACGGCGGGACCGGCAACCTCCAGCACGACGCCGACTTCGCCATCAGGCCCGAGGACGCCGAAGCGGTCGCCGCGACGCTGGCGGAGGCCGGCTTGACGGTGTACGCACCGCCCGAGGACTGGCTGCTCAAGGCCAAGTGCCTCGGCCAGGACATCGACCTCATCTTCGAACTGGGCGGCGAGCCGGTCACCACGGAACTGCTCGGCCGCGCCGTGCAGCTGCCCGTGGACTCCGTGCAGATGCCGGTCCTGGCCCCGACCGACCTCGTACGGGCGCTGCTCGCCGCCTTCTCCGAGCACCACTGCGACTTCGGCGCCGTGCTGCCGATCGCGCGGCAGCTGCGCGAGAGAGTCGACTGGGAGTCGCTCCGCGACGCGTTCGGTGACGCGCCGATGCCGGCGGCCTTCCTCTACCTGCTCGAACGTCTGGAAGTGATCGCACCGCGAGGAGGAGACGGATGAACGACCCGGCCCACGTCGAGTACCGCATCGCCCATCTGAAGGAGCGGCTCGCCGCGGAGGAACTGGGCGAGCTCGGCATCCGCGTCGAACCCCGCGGCTCGTCCGTGGCGGTCGTCGGAACCGTGCCCACCACCCACTGCCGCGACGAGCTGCTGCGCACCGTCAACGAGGAACTGGACGGCGAGACGGTCCACTTCGATGTCGTGGTGGCCGAATCGGCGGCCCCCGACCACCCGGAGGAACTGGCATGATCCGCATCGCAGCCGTGGGGGACATCCATATGGGCCTCGACAGCCAGGGGGTGCTCCGGCCCGCGTTCGAAACGCTGCCCGACTGCGCGGACATGCTGCTGCTGGCGGGGGACCTCACCCGCCACGGCACGCCGGAGGAGGCGGAAGTTGTCGCCCGCGAGGTGACCGGTCTCCCCGTGCCCGTCGTCGCCGTGCTCGGCAACCACGACCACCACGACGAACAGCCCGAAGCGGTCACCACCGTCCTGCGCGAGGCGGGCGTACGGGTACTCGAAGGGGAGGGCACGGTCGTCGAGGTCGACGGGGCGCGCGTGGGCATCGCGGGCACCAAGGGGTTCGGCGGCGGCTTCGTCGGGCGCAGCGGCAGCGAGTTCGGGGAGCCCCTGATGAAGGAGTTCATCCGCTACACCCGCCGCTGCGCGGACGGCCTGCGCGCCTCCCTGGACGAGCTCGCCGAGCAGGGCTGCGGCACGAGGGTGGCGCTGACGCACTTCGCGCCCGTGCCGGACACCCTCGCGGGGGAGCCCCTGGAGATCTACCCGTTCCTCGGCAGCTACCTGCTCGCGGAGGCCGTCGACGCGGCGGGCGCGGACCTGGCCGTCCACGGCCACGCCCACGCGGGCACCGAGCACGGCATGACCACGGGCGGCGTCCCGGTCCGCAACGTCGCCCAGCCCGTCATCCGCAAGGCGTTCAGCGTGTACCACCTGAAGGACCGCAGTCCGGCGCAGCCCGTGCCGGCCACCGCCGAGTGACGACGGATCGCCCGTGCCGGTCCGGCGCCCGCACCGGCACGGGCGCTAGCCGGACAGTTCGGCCCGCCAGGAGCGGGGCCACTCGCCGGGCGGCGGCGGAGCGCCCGCGATGCCGAGGTCCCGCCGCGCGCTCTCGTAGAAGGCGTCCCGTGCCGCGCTCGCGAGGCGGTGGGCCCTCGTCCACATCTCCGCCTCGACCGGGCCCTCCCGTACGAGAAGTTCGATGGTCCACACCATTTCGTGCCAGCGGCGCGCCGCCGCGATGGTCGCCGCGTCCCCGACGAGCAGGACGGACTCCCACTCCGTCGCCCGGTGGGACTCCGCCTCGGCGAGGAGCGGCAGGCCCTCCGCGGGCTCGAGCGGATCGGCGGTGTCGGGGGCTCCGAGAGCGGCGCCGATGCGCTGGGCGACGCGCAGCTGTGACTTGAGGGCGTTGCCGTAGCGGCCGTACGTCTCGAAGCGCTTCTCGTCCCACCGCTCCTCCCGCTGCCGCGTCCACCGCCGGCGTTCGGTCAGGCTCTGCACGGCGTACGAGCCGAGCGTGCCGATCACGACGCCCATCAGCGCGGGCAGTTGATCCACGAGCGCCACGCGACCTCCTCGTCAGGGTTCCGAAGCCGCACGGTATCCGGGTCACCGTGCAGGTGTCCCCGAGGGGAGCGGATAAGGAGTAGCCTGCCGGATACGGAACGTGGCTGTCTTCCAGGGCCGGTCCGGTCGGCGGCGCGGAAGGCTCAGTGATGGAGCACCGGGTGACTGTGCAGGAACTGCTCGGCGGACTCGAAAAGGCTGTCGCCGACGGCCGGCACCGTGAGTGGGCCGTGCGGTGCGCGCACGCGCTCGGGCTCGGTGGCATCGCGGTCACCCTGCGGTGGGGCGCGGAGCTGGTCTGGTTCAGCGACGGTGTCAGCGCCCGGCTGGAGGACGCCCAGTTCACGTTGGGGCAGGGCCCCAGCGTGGCGGCGGAGTTCATCGGCGCGCCCTATGAGGTGCCGGACCTGGGGCAGGGCGCCGCCGAGGAGTGGCCGCAACTCGCCGCGGAGGCCCGGGACATGGGCGTGTGGGCGCTCTTCGTCTGGCCGGTCCGCACGGGTGCGGTACGGCTCGGGTCGCTGACCGGATACCGCAGGACGCCCGGACCGCTCACGCCGGGGCAGGCGGCGGACGGACTGCGGGTGGCCGACGCACTGGCCGGCCGGCTGCTGGCCTGGCGCCCCGGCGACAACTCCTCCTCCGACGGACGGGGCGAGGCCGGCATGGTCGACCTGCACTGGGCCGAGGTGCACCAGGCCACCGGCGTGCTGAGCTGCCGGCTCGGGGTGCCCCTGGGCGAGGCGATGGTGCGGCTGCGGGCCCAGGCCTTCGCCGAAGGCAGGCCGGTGACCGAGACCGCACGGGAGATCCTCCGGGAGCTGCCGTCGTGAACCCGTTGACCGGTGCGGGCCGTCGAACGGCGCCCGCGCACCGAGGAGTCAGGGCATGATGAGCCGAGAACAGAAGATCGCCGAAACCTTCGTCGAACTCGCCGACACACTCGTCGCGGACTTCGACGTCATCGACTTCCTGCAGCAACTGACCGTCCGCTGCCGCGACATCTTCGCGGTCTCCGACGTCGCCGTCCTGCTGGGGTACCCGGGGCCGCAGCTGTACAGCCCCGCTCCGTGCGACCCCAGCCCCACCCTCGCCACGGTCCTCGACCTCGCCCTCGGGGAGGGCCCGGCCGTCGAGGCGTACCGCACCGCGAGCGTCATCAGCCCCGGAAACCTCGCCACCGCCCCCGTGGCCTGGGGCGACTTCACGGTCCAGGCCCGCGAGGCCGGTTACACGTACGCCAGCGCCGTCCCCATGCGGCTGCGCGAGGACACGCTCGGCAGCATGCTGCTCCTGCGCGCCACCGACAGCCCGCTGCCCGCCGACGACCTCGTCATGGCGCAGGCCTTCGCCGACGCGGCCACCATCGGCCTCCTCCACGCCCGGGCCCTCAAGGACACCGAAACCGTCAACGCGCAGCTCCACACCGCGCTGCACAGCCGCATCACCATCGAACAGGCGAAGGGCTTCCTCGCCGCCCACCGCAACACGTCCCTCGACGACGCCTTCACCGCCCTGCGCCGCCACGCCCGCACCCACCGCCTCCTGCTCACCGCGGTGGCCCGCCACGTCGTCGACACCGGCGGCCTCCCCCTGCCGCCCGCCGCGGCACCGCGCCGCCACCCGGCCGAGGGCTAGTTCCTCTCCCTGCGCGAACGGCTCGCAGGCACCCGCGTCCACCACCGAACGGCAGGAACAGAACCGCCGGCGTCTACGGCGCCGCGTTATAGACGCAGTAGAACGCGGCGAACTCGGTGATGCCCATGGCGACCGCACAGGCGAGGCACCCGGCCGGGCTCACGAAGCAGGCGGAGCACGTGGCGCCGAGTGCCGCGATCGTCGCCATCGTGTAGCCCTGTCGGATCATGCAGGCCTTGAAGCGCTCCCAGTAGGTGGAGGCCGCCAGTTTCTGCGGTGATGTGGGCGCCACGGACTCCGCGGAGGCCGACGCGTCCTTGGGTGTGCCGCTGATCTCGCCGGTCGGCGACGCCGTCTTGTCGAGCGTGGCCTTTCCGTCGATCCAGACACGCACCCGGACGGAGCCGTCGTGCTTGTTCCGGTAGACGTGCTCGATGGTCTGCGTGACGCGACCGGAACGGTCGTAGACGGC
This window encodes:
- a CDS encoding metallophosphoesterase, which translates into the protein MIRIAAVGDIHMGLDSQGVLRPAFETLPDCADMLLLAGDLTRHGTPEEAEVVAREVTGLPVPVVAVLGNHDHHDEQPEAVTTVLREAGVRVLEGEGTVVEVDGARVGIAGTKGFGGGFVGRSGSEFGEPLMKEFIRYTRRCADGLRASLDELAEQGCGTRVALTHFAPVPDTLAGEPLEIYPFLGSYLLAEAVDAAGADLAVHGHAHAGTEHGMTTGGVPVRNVAQPVIRKAFSVYHLKDRSPAQPVPATAE
- a CDS encoding ANTAR domain-containing protein encodes the protein MTVQELLGGLEKAVADGRHREWAVRCAHALGLGGIAVTLRWGAELVWFSDGVSARLEDAQFTLGQGPSVAAEFIGAPYEVPDLGQGAAEEWPQLAAEARDMGVWALFVWPVRTGAVRLGSLTGYRRTPGPLTPGQAADGLRVADALAGRLLAWRPGDNSSSDGRGEAGMVDLHWAEVHQATGVLSCRLGVPLGEAMVRLRAQAFAEGRPVTETAREILRELPS
- a CDS encoding GAF and ANTAR domain-containing protein produces the protein MMSREQKIAETFVELADTLVADFDVIDFLQQLTVRCRDIFAVSDVAVLLGYPGPQLYSPAPCDPSPTLATVLDLALGEGPAVEAYRTASVISPGNLATAPVAWGDFTVQAREAGYTYASAVPMRLREDTLGSMLLLRATDSPLPADDLVMAQAFADAATIGLLHARALKDTETVNAQLHTALHSRITIEQAKGFLAAHRNTSLDDAFTALRRHARTHRLLLTAVARHVVDTGGLPLPPAAAPRRHPAEG